In Nomascus leucogenys isolate Asia chromosome 6, Asia_NLE_v1, whole genome shotgun sequence, one DNA window encodes the following:
- the LOC100596990 gene encoding LOW QUALITY PROTEIN: golgin subfamily A member 2 (The sequence of the model RefSeq protein was modified relative to this genomic sequence to represent the inferred CDS: inserted 5 bases in 3 codons; substituted 9 bases at 9 genomic stop codons), whose amino-acid sequence MQPIGQGQEKKCEKPTLPAVPPPLPQPLREYQQRNSPGVXGRSKEEEKEKNGSSTETITSGGCHSPGDTPNDAASVXPPANDTVLPGGVPCPGASLASIAAPQNHHASPNLMDESKTFSSIESLQQLSQQLSGVVSEELQKLRGSATGVHVEGSAPSAALKDLESRYQEVTVTLDSSYVTISQLNKTTESLKQHNQKLVEXLEEEKQESQQNWGGLKRQLQVSSIQIIRILMFEKAELKTALCHTECAARQFEEEAKDLASHLLYSWRHVGELEQEQRKADRYNNQLTGDSDALRLELYKNSNSNKELKQENSALAGQLQVVLIDKAGMQCDLEELKKKLELTDLMLQQLSSWCEAPDANQQLQQPIEERAQLKAHLGQVMESLKQLQMEKDQHAENLKGESAMWWQRMREMSEQMHTLREETAHSMSRVQELEMSLAELRTRWVSWGWAEPLLLEPPAGPSEVEQKLQAEAEHLWKELENLAGQLXAQVEENEGLSRLNQEQEERLLELEWKAELWEEQVEALRQTVRNDRTTISRALSQKHELKKHLGKLKEMVELKSQEAQSLPXXRDQCLSILQQYYQQLISEKEALHRQLLLQIQLVDQLQHQXKRVAEMACQELQETQERESAXKQNQXLQSQLSLMALPGEGDGLASEEEEEPWSMLSILEDLESWETMVAFXNLALASAEEEQAQLHGQLKEQRVHCQRLSYLVALARKEPEAAASAPGTGGDSXCGEIHRGLQGAMGKLQSRFMELMQEKERVAKLECRCIQLSGETDTIRKYITSYQSQRSVLKTWHWEDEYISRLAEDKEEMKVKLLELVLQLVGDCNKWYGRFLAAAQNPADEPAPGDPAPKEMGLPTSRGSHGALSLASLFPKISHSVEPEQGEAGEGSPHDSPTAQQIMRLLHEMQNSQECPGLGSNPCIPIFYXAQENKATELLTIRSAPRMTPAINAMMASSLPSPFANQENEHSSLQGDVGKPMGIPLHQCDLQNYPKRFFLKKLTNYTRDAYIVCLNDYIGLYCLSE is encoded by the exons ACACCAA ACGATGCTGCGTCTGTCTAGCCACCTGCCAATGACACCGTGTTACCTGGTGGTGTCCCTTGCCCTGGTGCCAGTCTTGCTAGCATAGCAGCACCTCAG AATCATCATGCTAGCCCCAATCTCATGGATGAAAGCAA GACCTTCTCATCAATTGAGAGCCTGCAACAACTCTCCCAACAGCTCAGTGGCGTTGTTTCTGAGGAACTTCAGAAATTAAGGGGA TCAGCAACAGGTGTCCATGTGGAGGGCTCTGCACCATCTGCTGCCCTGAAGGATCTGGAG AGCAGATACCAAGAGGTAACAGTCACCCTGGACTCGAGTTACGTAACAATCAGTCAACTGAATAAAACCACTGAGTCATTG AAACAGCACAACCAAAAACTTGTCGAGTAACTAGAAGAA GAAAAGCAAGAAAGCCAGCAAAACTGGGGAGGCCTAAAGAGGCAATTACAGGTGA GTTCAATTCAGATAATTAGAATCTTGATGTTTGAGAAAGCAGAATTGAAGACAGCACTGTGTCACACTGAATGTGCTGCCAGGCAATTTGAAG AAGAGGCCAAGGATCTGGCCAGCCATCTGCTGTATTCCTGGCGTCATGTGGGAGAGTTGGAGCAGGAGCAGAGGAAGGCAGATAGG tacaaCAACCAGTTAACCGGAGACAGCGATGCCCTCAGGCTGGAGTTATACAAGAACAG CAACAGCAATAaggagctgaagcaggagaactcaGCTTTGGCAGGGCAGCTTCAAGTTGTACTGATTGACAAGGCAGGGATGCAGTGTGACTTGGAGGAGCTGAAAAAGAAACTAGAACTCACTGACCTCATGCTTCAACAG TTGTCTAGCTGGTGTGAAGCCCCTGATGCTAACCAGCAGTTACAGCAGCCCATAGAGGAACGGGCACAGCTGAAAGCACACCTAGGGCAG GTGATGGAGTCACTGAAACAACTACAGATGGAGAAAGATCAACATGCTGAGAATCTGAAAGGAGAGAGCGCCATGTGGTGGCAGAGGATGCGGGAGATGTCAGAGCAG ATGCATACGTTGAGGGAGGAGACGGCGCATAGCATGAGTCGAGTACAGGAACTGGAGATGAGCTTGGCTGAACTAAGAACCAGATGGGTAAGCTGGGGCTGGG CTGAACCCCTGCTCCTAGAGCCTCCAGCAGGGCCCTCCGAAGTGGAGCAGAAGCTACAAGCAGAGGCTGAGCACCTGTGGAAGGAGCTGGAGAATCTGGCAGGACAGCTTTAAGCCCAAGTGGAAGAAAATGAGGGCTTGAGTCGCCTGAACCAAGAGCAGGAAGAG AGgctgctggagctggagtggAAGGCCGAACTCTGGGAGGAGCAGGTGGAGGCGCTCAGGCAAACCGTGCGGAACGACCGTACCACCATCAGCCGCGCGCTCTCCCAGAAACACGAACTGAAGAAGCATCTGGGCAAGCTGAAGGAGATG GTGGAGCTGAAGAGCCAAGAGGCTCAGAGCCTGCCGTAGTAGCGAGACCAGTGCCTGAGTATCCTGCAGCAGTACTATCAGCAGCTGATCTCTGAGAAGGAGGCACTGCACAGGCAGTTACTTCTGCAGATCCAGCTCGTGGACCAGCTGCAGCACC AGAAAAGAGTAGCAGAGATGGCCTGCCAAGAGTTGCAGGAGACCCAGGAAAGGGA GAGCGCCTAGAAGCAGAACCAGTAGCTACAGTCCCAGCTGAGCCTCATGGCTCTCCCTGGGGAAG GAGATGGACTGGcgagtgaggaggaggaggagccttGGTCCATGCTGAGCATCCTGGAGGACCTGGAGAGCTGGGAGACCATG GTGGCATTTTAAAACTTGGCTTTAGCCAGTGCCGAAGAGGAGCAGGCACAGCTACATGGGCAGCTGAAGGAGCAAAGGGTGCACTGCCAGCGCCTGTCTTACCTGGTGGCCTTGGCCCGGAAGGAGCCAGAGGCAGCAGCCTCAGCCCCAGGGACTGGGGGCGATTC GTGTGGGGAGATCCACCGGGGCTTGCAGGGGGCCATGGGGAAGCTGCAG AGCCGCTTTATGGAGCTCATGCAGGAGAAGGAGCGGGTGGCGAAACTGGAATGTCGCTGCATTCAGCTGTCTGGAGAAACAGACACCATCA GAAAGTACATCACATCATACCAGAGCCAGAGGTCAGTGCTGAAGACGTGGCACTGGGAGGATGAGTACATAAGCAGGCTGGCCGAGGACAAGGAGGAGATGAAG GTGAAGCTGCTGGAGCTGGTGTTGCAGCTTGTGGGCGACTGCAACAAGTGGTATGGCAGATTCCTGGCAGCTGCCCAGAACCCTGCTGATGAGCCTGCTCCAGGGGACCCAGCCCCCAAGGAGATGGGGCTGCCGACAAGCAGG GGCTCACATGGTGCTCTGAGCCTTGCCTCCCTGTTTCCAAAGATCTCCCACAGTGTGGAGCCTGAACaaggagaggctggggagggttCTCCCCATGACAGCCCCACTGCACAGCAGATCATGCGGCTGCTTCATGAGATGCAGAACTCCCAGGAGTGCCCAGGCTTGGGCAGCAACCCCTGCATCCCCATTTTTTACTGAGCTCAGGAGAACAAG GCGACAGAGCTGCTGACAATTAGATCTGCCCCAAGGATGACTCCAGCAATAAATGCCATGATGGCTTCATCTTTGCCCAGCCCTTTTGCCAACCAGGAGAATGAACATTCATCCCTCCAGGGAGACGTAGGGAAACCAATGGGAATCCCACTCCATCAGTGTGATCTTCAG aaTTATCCAAAGAGATTTTTTCTAAAGAAGCTCACCAACTATACCAGAGATGCCTATATTGTCTGTCTGAATGACTATATTGGGCTATATTGTCTGTCTGAATGA